Proteins from one Catenuloplanes atrovinosus genomic window:
- a CDS encoding beta-galactosidase — MVQVSQLAVPQVTPLVPGLDRIAYGGDYNPEQWPEEVWAEDVALMREAGVNLVSVGIFSWAMLEPTPGRYEFGWLDRLLDLLHAHGIAVDLATPTAAPPPWFLRRFPAARPMTRSSTPLGGGARQTFCPSSPDYAAAAAAITTELGRRYGSHPAVLLWHAHNEYGGANGICYCPASGAAFRSWLADRYGSLDALNAAWGTTFWSQRYSDWDEIEPPTEAPTAVNPAQELDYYRFSSDAHLANFRRERDILHALSPGVPVTTNFMLANCKNIDYWRWAAEVDVVSNDHYLQAERPDNHIELAMCADLTRSVAGGAPWLLMEHSTGAVNWQPRNLAKRPGELIRNSLAHLARGADGIMFFQWRASRYGAEKFHSAMLPHGGTDTRIWRDVVSLGTSLGALDAVRGTPVAADAAIIWDWESWWALELPWRPSAELAFRERQEAFYEALWRRHLTVDFARPSAPLAAYPVVFLPAGYLLTAAAAAGLRDYVAGGGTLVVSYFSGIVDEHDAVHPGPHPGALRDVLGLRVEEFLPLREGETTALSTGVSGDVWAERLLLDGATEIASYLDGPAAGLPAITSHAYGAGRAFYVSTRLRAEALDAFVASLGLPERDLPAGVEVVRRGDFVIALNHTESDATVPGSGVELLTGEPCADGVVVPAGAVRVLRTTP; from the coding sequence ATGGTCCAGGTGTCTCAGTTGGCGGTACCGCAGGTCACGCCGCTCGTCCCCGGGTTGGATCGGATCGCCTACGGCGGGGACTACAACCCCGAGCAGTGGCCCGAGGAGGTCTGGGCCGAGGACGTGGCGCTGATGCGCGAGGCCGGCGTCAACCTGGTCAGCGTCGGCATCTTCAGCTGGGCGATGCTCGAGCCGACCCCGGGACGGTACGAGTTCGGCTGGCTGGACCGGCTGCTCGACCTGCTGCACGCGCACGGCATCGCGGTGGACCTGGCCACGCCCACCGCCGCGCCGCCGCCGTGGTTCCTGCGGCGCTTCCCCGCGGCCCGGCCGATGACCCGGTCGTCGACGCCGCTGGGCGGGGGCGCGCGGCAGACGTTCTGCCCGAGCTCCCCCGACTACGCAGCCGCGGCCGCCGCGATCACCACGGAACTGGGGAGACGGTACGGGTCGCACCCGGCCGTGCTGCTGTGGCACGCGCACAACGAGTACGGCGGCGCGAACGGCATCTGCTACTGCCCGGCCTCCGGCGCCGCGTTCCGGTCCTGGCTCGCCGACCGGTACGGCTCACTGGACGCGCTCAACGCGGCCTGGGGCACCACGTTCTGGAGCCAGCGCTACTCGGACTGGGACGAGATCGAGCCGCCCACCGAGGCGCCGACCGCGGTCAACCCGGCGCAGGAGCTGGACTACTACCGGTTCTCGTCGGACGCGCACCTGGCGAACTTCCGCCGCGAGCGGGACATCCTGCACGCGCTGTCGCCGGGCGTACCGGTGACCACGAACTTCATGCTGGCCAACTGCAAGAACATCGACTACTGGCGCTGGGCGGCCGAGGTGGACGTGGTCTCCAACGACCACTACCTGCAGGCGGAACGGCCGGACAACCACATCGAGCTGGCCATGTGCGCGGACCTGACCCGGTCGGTCGCGGGCGGCGCGCCGTGGCTGCTGATGGAGCACTCCACCGGCGCGGTCAACTGGCAGCCGCGCAACCTCGCCAAGCGCCCGGGCGAGCTGATCCGCAACAGCCTCGCGCACCTGGCCCGGGGCGCGGACGGGATCATGTTCTTCCAGTGGCGGGCCTCCCGCTACGGCGCGGAGAAGTTCCACTCCGCGATGCTGCCGCACGGCGGCACGGACACCCGGATCTGGCGGGACGTGGTGTCGCTGGGCACGTCGCTCGGCGCGCTGGACGCGGTGCGCGGCACGCCGGTCGCCGCGGACGCCGCGATCATCTGGGACTGGGAGTCGTGGTGGGCGCTGGAGCTGCCCTGGCGGCCCTCGGCCGAGCTGGCGTTCCGCGAGCGGCAGGAGGCGTTCTACGAGGCGCTGTGGCGGCGGCACCTGACCGTGGACTTCGCCCGGCCGTCCGCGCCGCTCGCGGCGTACCCGGTGGTGTTCCTGCCCGCCGGCTACCTGCTCACGGCCGCGGCCGCGGCCGGCCTGCGCGACTACGTGGCCGGCGGCGGCACGCTGGTCGTCTCGTACTTCTCCGGGATCGTGGACGAGCACGACGCGGTGCACCCGGGGCCGCACCCGGGCGCGCTGCGCGACGTGCTCGGCCTGCGGGTGGAGGAGTTCCTGCCGCTGCGCGAGGGCGAGACGACCGCGCTGTCCACCGGGGTCTCCGGCGACGTGTGGGCGGAGCGGCTGCTGCTCGACGGCGCCACCGAGATCGCGTCCTACCTGGACGGGCCGGCGGCCGGGCTGCCGGCGATCACGTCGCACGCGTACGGCGCGGGGCGGGCCTTCTACGTCTCCACCCGGCTGCGCGCGGAGGCGCTGGACGCGTTCGTCGCCTCGCTGGGCCTGCCCGAGCGCGACCTGCCCGCGGGCGTGGAGGTGGTGCGGCGCGGCGACTTCGTGATCGCGCTGAACCACACGGAGTCGGACGCGACCGTGCCCGGCAGCGGCGTGGAGCTGCTGACCGGGGAGCCGTGCGCGGACGGCGTGGTGGTGCCGGCGGGCGCGGTGCGGGTGCTGCGCACCACCCCTTGA
- a CDS encoding ABC transporter substrate-binding protein — MRPSIGKTLAAALVTTVLATAACSGSGDTTEEPTGPVELSFWSWAPGIEKTVDLWNQQNPDTKVVLSKQAGGSDIVTKLLTAAKAGNPPDLAQVEYQSLPTLVSNDVLADIAERAGPVKEKFPEGAWQQVTLGTESVYAIPQDSGPMMLYYRADIFQELGLSVPKTWDEFAAAARTVRQKDDSKWLTTFSAADPGWFAGLAQQAGASWWGIDGETWTVSVNDAATKKVADYWGGLVNEGVVSGNPMYTPEWNKALNDGTIIAWPSAVWGPGVLEGNAPDTKGKWAMAPLPQWAAGENRTGNWGGSSTGVTAASKHKEAAVRFATWMNTDPAATDSLITSGAIYPAASDAQSSQHLRKPPAFFPEQADFYTSAKAIAGTAAGFTWGPNVNVTYDTYKDAFAKAITAKTPFSGALDVMQSATVDDMRKNGFTVAG; from the coding sequence ATGAGGCCTTCGATAGGCAAGACCCTCGCCGCCGCGCTGGTCACCACGGTGCTGGCGACCGCGGCCTGCTCCGGCTCCGGGGACACCACCGAGGAGCCGACCGGCCCGGTCGAGCTCAGCTTCTGGTCCTGGGCGCCGGGCATCGAGAAGACCGTCGACCTCTGGAACCAGCAGAACCCGGACACCAAGGTGGTGCTGAGCAAGCAGGCCGGCGGCAGCGACATCGTCACCAAGCTGCTCACCGCCGCGAAGGCCGGCAACCCGCCGGACCTGGCGCAGGTGGAGTACCAGTCGCTGCCCACGCTGGTCAGCAACGACGTGCTCGCGGACATCGCGGAGCGGGCCGGCCCGGTGAAGGAGAAGTTCCCCGAGGGCGCCTGGCAGCAGGTCACGCTCGGCACCGAGTCGGTCTACGCGATCCCGCAGGACTCCGGCCCGATGATGCTCTACTACCGCGCGGACATCTTCCAGGAGCTGGGCCTGAGCGTGCCGAAGACCTGGGACGAGTTCGCGGCCGCGGCGCGCACCGTCCGGCAGAAGGACGACTCGAAGTGGCTGACCACGTTCTCCGCGGCCGACCCGGGCTGGTTCGCCGGGCTCGCGCAGCAGGCGGGCGCGTCCTGGTGGGGCATCGACGGCGAGACGTGGACGGTGTCGGTCAACGACGCGGCCACCAAGAAGGTCGCCGACTACTGGGGCGGCCTGGTCAACGAGGGCGTGGTCTCCGGCAACCCGATGTACACGCCGGAGTGGAACAAGGCGCTGAACGACGGCACGATCATCGCCTGGCCGAGCGCGGTCTGGGGTCCCGGCGTGCTGGAGGGCAACGCGCCGGACACCAAGGGCAAGTGGGCGATGGCGCCGCTGCCGCAGTGGGCCGCCGGGGAGAACCGGACCGGCAACTGGGGCGGCTCGTCGACCGGCGTGACCGCGGCGTCGAAGCACAAGGAGGCGGCCGTCAGGTTCGCCACCTGGATGAACACGGACCCGGCCGCGACCGACTCGCTGATCACCTCGGGCGCGATCTACCCGGCCGCCAGTGACGCGCAGTCCAGCCAGCATCTGCGGAAGCCGCCCGCGTTCTTCCCGGAGCAGGCGGACTTCTACACCTCGGCGAAGGCGATCGCGGGCACCGCGGCCGGCTTCACCTGGGGACCGAACGTGAACGTCACGTACGACACGTACAAGGACGCGTTCGCCAAGGCGATCACCGCAAAGACGCCGTTCTCCGGCGCGCTGGACGTGATGCAGTCGGCCACGGTCGACGACATGCGGAAAAACGGCTTCACGGTCGCGGGCTGA
- a CDS encoding carbohydrate ABC transporter permease, protein MSTPATGRRRKGTVPRGVPYLFLTPAILLFTLFLLLPIGYAVYLSFRRIKVSGLGLGKGSRTEIWAGFDNYARALGDPELLGSAGRVLAYGLVLLPVMLGLALLFALLLDAPRVRFGRFAKLAIFLPYAVPGVIASMLWGFLYLPAVSPFNDVADALGLPGPDPLNGGSVFFAIVNIAVWGGVGFNMIVLFTSLRAVPGEIYESAQLDGASDLQIALRIKIPLLLPSLIMTMVFSLIATLQVFTEPLTIRSLTNSISSSWTPLMKVYRDAFSQNDIYSAAASSVVIALVTLVLSFGFLRLVSRQAFGGENR, encoded by the coding sequence ATGAGCACACCGGCCACCGGCCGGCGGCGGAAGGGTACGGTGCCCCGCGGGGTGCCGTACCTCTTCCTCACCCCGGCCATCCTGCTGTTCACGCTCTTCCTGCTGCTGCCGATCGGCTACGCGGTCTACCTCAGCTTCCGCCGGATCAAGGTCAGCGGGCTCGGCCTGGGGAAGGGCTCCCGCACCGAGATCTGGGCGGGCTTCGACAACTACGCGCGGGCGCTCGGCGACCCGGAACTGCTCGGCAGTGCCGGGCGGGTGCTCGCGTACGGCCTGGTCCTGCTGCCCGTCATGCTCGGCCTGGCGCTGCTGTTCGCGCTGTTGCTGGACGCGCCACGGGTCCGGTTCGGCCGGTTCGCGAAGCTGGCGATCTTCCTGCCGTACGCGGTGCCCGGCGTGATCGCCAGCATGTTGTGGGGCTTCCTCTACCTGCCCGCGGTCAGCCCGTTCAACGACGTCGCGGACGCGCTCGGCCTGCCCGGGCCGGACCCGCTGAACGGCGGCTCGGTCTTCTTCGCGATCGTCAACATCGCGGTCTGGGGCGGCGTCGGCTTCAACATGATCGTGCTGTTCACGTCGCTGCGCGCGGTGCCCGGCGAGATCTACGAGTCCGCGCAGCTGGACGGCGCGTCCGACCTGCAGATCGCGCTGCGCATCAAGATCCCGCTGCTGCTGCCCTCGCTGATCATGACGATGGTCTTCTCGCTGATCGCCACGCTCCAGGTCTTCACCGAGCCGCTGACGATCCGCTCGCTGACCAACTCGATCTCGTCGTCCTGGACGCCGCTGATGAAGGTCTACCGCGACGCGTTCTCGCAGAACGACATCTACTCGGCCGCGGCCAGCTCCGTCGTCATCGCGCTGGTGACGCTGGTGCTGTCCTTCGGCTTCCTGCGCCTGGTGTCCCGGCAGGCCTTCGGAGGTGAGAACCGATGA
- a CDS encoding carbohydrate ABC transporter permease has protein sequence MTTPALSQDRRAATVRPAARRRTSWLGSAILLLGAVYCLLPIAWVVAASTKNGSDLFTSFTFAPGTGFGENLGDLSANGGGIYWRWLLNTALYAGVGGLLSALVSGISGYTLATYRFAGRNAIFNVLLAGVLVPGVTLAIPQYLLLAKVGLTDTYWSVLLPQIISPYGIYLARIYAAAAVPDTVVEAARTDGAGEFRIFARVALPMMVPGLVTVFLFQFVAIWNNFLLPFIMLSTDDRFPVTVGLFTLLNQGATVPALYSQVIIGSLLSIVPLIALFLTLQRYWRTDLISGAVKG, from the coding sequence ATGACCACACCGGCTCTTTCCCAGGATCGGCGAGCCGCCACGGTACGGCCGGCGGCCCGCCGCCGCACGTCCTGGCTCGGCTCCGCGATCCTGCTGCTCGGCGCCGTCTACTGCCTGCTGCCGATCGCCTGGGTGGTGGCGGCGTCGACCAAGAACGGCTCGGACCTCTTCACGTCGTTCACGTTCGCGCCCGGCACCGGGTTCGGCGAGAACCTCGGCGACCTCTCCGCGAACGGCGGCGGCATCTACTGGCGGTGGCTGCTCAACACCGCGCTCTACGCGGGCGTGGGCGGGCTGCTCTCCGCGCTGGTCTCCGGCATCTCCGGGTACACGCTGGCCACGTACCGGTTCGCCGGCCGGAACGCGATCTTCAACGTGCTGCTGGCCGGCGTGCTGGTGCCCGGCGTCACGCTCGCCATCCCGCAGTACCTGCTGCTGGCCAAGGTGGGGCTGACCGACACGTACTGGTCGGTGCTGCTGCCGCAGATCATCAGCCCGTACGGCATCTACCTGGCCCGGATCTACGCGGCCGCGGCCGTGCCGGACACCGTGGTCGAGGCCGCGCGCACGGACGGCGCCGGCGAGTTCCGGATCTTCGCCCGGGTGGCGCTGCCGATGATGGTGCCGGGACTGGTGACCGTGTTCCTGTTCCAGTTCGTGGCGATCTGGAACAACTTCCTGCTCCCGTTCATCATGCTCTCCACGGACGACCGCTTCCCCGTCACCGTGGGCCTGTTCACGCTGCTCAACCAGGGTGCGACCGTGCCCGCGCTGTACAGTCAGGTGATCATCGGGTCGCTGCTGTCGATCGTGCCCCTGATCGCGCTGTTCCTCACGCTCCAGCGCTACTGGCGTACCGACCTGATCTCCGGCGCGGTGAAGGGCTGA
- a CDS encoding LacI family DNA-binding transcriptional regulator: MAEQNRPRSTRPQRHRPTMDDVAAVAGVSRGTVSRVLNGGHNVSGPALEAVERAIRKTGYVVNQHARSLVTQRSDSVAFILSEPQDRLFEDPNFNNLLRGCTQVLAEHDITLLLTVAGTSEDRKRIGRWVTAGHVDGALVVSNHLGSPLLDELKGRGLPFVVCGRPLGHEREVSYVAADDRDGARQMVAYLRSRGHRRIGIITGPLDTSGGVDRLAGYRDVAGDAEPGLIEAGDYSQASGEAAMERLLRQNPDLDAVFVCSDLMAVGAIAYLHRIGKRVPEDIAIGGFDDSKVATTTTPRLTTIRQPFARVSQEMVRLLLAHIAGEQHAAVILPTELVIRESA, encoded by the coding sequence GTGGCCGAGCAGAACCGTCCCCGCAGCACCCGCCCGCAGCGTCACCGCCCGACGATGGACGACGTCGCCGCGGTCGCGGGTGTCTCGCGGGGCACGGTCTCCCGCGTGCTCAACGGCGGCCACAACGTCAGCGGCCCCGCGCTGGAGGCGGTCGAGCGCGCGATCCGCAAGACCGGCTACGTCGTCAATCAGCACGCGCGCAGCCTGGTCACCCAGCGCTCCGACTCGGTGGCGTTCATCCTCTCCGAACCGCAGGACCGGCTGTTCGAGGACCCGAACTTCAACAACCTGCTGCGCGGCTGCACCCAGGTGCTGGCCGAGCACGACATCACGCTGCTGCTCACGGTGGCCGGCACCAGCGAGGACCGCAAGCGCATCGGCCGCTGGGTGACGGCCGGCCACGTGGACGGCGCGCTGGTCGTCTCCAACCACCTGGGCAGCCCGCTGCTCGACGAGCTCAAGGGCCGCGGGCTGCCGTTCGTGGTCTGCGGCCGCCCGCTCGGGCACGAGCGCGAGGTCAGCTACGTGGCGGCGGACGACCGGGACGGTGCCCGGCAGATGGTCGCCTACCTGCGCTCGCGCGGCCACCGGCGGATCGGCATCATCACCGGCCCGCTGGACACGTCCGGCGGCGTGGACCGGCTGGCCGGGTACCGCGACGTGGCCGGCGACGCGGAGCCCGGCCTGATCGAGGCCGGCGACTACAGCCAGGCGTCCGGTGAGGCCGCGATGGAGCGGCTGCTGCGGCAGAACCCGGACCTGGACGCGGTCTTCGTCTGCTCCGACCTGATGGCGGTGGGCGCGATCGCGTACCTGCACCGGATCGGCAAGCGGGTGCCGGAGGACATCGCGATCGGCGGCTTCGACGACTCCAAGGTCGCGACCACCACCACGCCGCGGCTGACCACCATCCGCCAGCCGTTCGCGCGGGTCAGCCAGGAGATGGTCCGGCTGCTGCTGGCGCACATCGCGGGTGAGCAGCACGCCGCGGTCATCCTCCCCACCGAACTGGTGATTCGCGAGTCCGCTTAG
- a CDS encoding PQQ-dependent sugar dehydrogenase, with amino-acid sequence MRRTVALTSVVALGLTLAGAVSVHAAAETNDVPLAEGFDFNAPQIMAEGLEVPWGLTWLPDGDALVAERMTARLLRISADGGTPVVAGTVPGVSPVGEAGLLGLAVSPDEWVYAYLTSATDNRIVRFRLDAVGSPQTVLTGIPRGSIHAGGRIAFGPDGKLYAGAGDAGTTANAQNPASLGGKILRMNPDGTVPADNPTAGSLVYSLGHRNVQGLAWDAAGRLYASEFGQNTWDEVNLITPGANYGWPVVEGDGNDPRYVDPVVVWSTAAASPSGAAISGSTLYVAALRGARLWTVPLGADGGAGTPVAELQGRFGRLRTVEVGPDGSLWVATSNRDGRGSPAPADDRVLRFPPAAS; translated from the coding sequence ATGCGCAGAACCGTTGCCCTGACCTCGGTCGTCGCGCTCGGGCTGACACTGGCCGGCGCGGTGAGCGTGCACGCGGCGGCCGAGACGAACGACGTACCCCTGGCCGAGGGTTTCGACTTCAACGCTCCTCAGATCATGGCCGAAGGACTCGAGGTGCCGTGGGGGCTGACCTGGCTCCCGGACGGCGACGCGCTGGTCGCGGAGCGGATGACCGCGCGGCTGCTGCGGATCTCGGCGGACGGCGGCACGCCCGTCGTGGCCGGCACCGTGCCCGGCGTCTCCCCGGTCGGCGAGGCCGGGCTGCTCGGCCTCGCGGTGTCCCCGGACGAGTGGGTCTACGCCTATCTGACCAGCGCCACCGACAACCGGATCGTGCGCTTCCGGCTGGACGCGGTCGGCTCGCCGCAGACCGTTCTGACCGGCATCCCGCGCGGCAGCATCCACGCCGGCGGGCGGATCGCGTTCGGCCCGGACGGCAAGCTCTACGCGGGCGCCGGCGACGCGGGCACCACGGCCAACGCGCAGAACCCGGCCAGCCTCGGCGGCAAGATCCTCAGGATGAACCCGGACGGTACGGTGCCGGCCGACAACCCGACCGCGGGCTCGCTGGTCTACTCGCTCGGCCACCGCAACGTGCAGGGCCTGGCCTGGGACGCGGCCGGCCGGCTCTACGCCAGCGAGTTCGGGCAGAACACCTGGGACGAGGTCAACCTGATCACGCCGGGCGCGAACTACGGCTGGCCGGTCGTGGAGGGCGACGGCAACGACCCGCGCTACGTCGACCCGGTGGTGGTCTGGTCCACCGCGGCGGCCTCGCCGAGCGGCGCCGCGATCTCCGGGTCCACGCTCTACGTCGCCGCGCTGCGCGGCGCCCGGCTGTGGACCGTGCCGCTCGGCGCGGACGGTGGCGCGGGCACGCCGGTGGCCGAGCTGCAGGGCCGGTTCGGGCGGCTGCGGACCGTGGAGGTCGGCCCGGACGGGTCCCTGTGGGTGGCCACCAGCAACCGGGACGGGCGAGGTTCCCCGGCGCCGGCCGACGACCGCGTGCTGCGCTTCCCGCCGGCCGCGTCCTGA
- a CDS encoding macrolide family glycosyltransferase, producing MARRDGSSRHVAGQEIPVSHIAMVSIPFHGHVNPSLDLLRALAARGHRVTYANDPSWAATVRAAGAELRPYASTLPTDGGADYDTIAQLTLFLDDAIAMLPQLRAAYADDRPDLFLYDIAGAPARILGAEWGVPAIQLSPTFVPWDGYEEEMAPAIEAMRADPRGADYHRRFTAWLTEQGFPVTDGPAFMGRPDRGLALIPRALQPHADRVDPEVFRFVGPLLGDRAAGGGWTRPAGAEKVLLVSLGSAFTRHPDFYRRCIAAFGGLPGWHTVLQIGREVDPAELGDVPPSVEVHPWVPQPAILARADAFLTHAGMGGCGEGLFHGTPMIAAPQAADQFANAERLAELGVGRVIESATVTAEELRSTLLALTTDPAVADRCAALSREVRADSGVDRAVGLIEAALPTAHPR from the coding sequence ATGGCGAGACGAGACGGCTCGTCTCGCCATGTCGCCGGACAGGAGATTCCCGTGTCACACATCGCCATGGTCAGCATCCCGTTCCACGGGCACGTCAACCCGAGCCTGGACCTGCTGCGCGCGCTGGCCGCCCGCGGCCACCGGGTCACCTACGCCAACGATCCGTCCTGGGCCGCGACCGTGCGCGCGGCCGGTGCGGAGCTGAGACCGTACGCGTCGACGCTGCCCACCGACGGCGGCGCCGACTACGACACGATCGCGCAGCTCACGCTCTTCCTGGACGACGCGATCGCGATGCTCCCGCAGTTGCGCGCCGCCTACGCCGACGACCGCCCCGACCTGTTCCTCTACGACATCGCCGGTGCTCCGGCGCGAATCCTCGGCGCGGAGTGGGGCGTCCCGGCGATCCAGCTCTCCCCCACGTTCGTGCCGTGGGACGGCTACGAGGAGGAGATGGCGCCGGCGATCGAGGCGATGCGCGCGGACCCGCGCGGCGCCGACTACCACCGCCGGTTCACGGCCTGGCTGACCGAGCAGGGGTTCCCGGTCACCGACGGGCCCGCGTTCATGGGCCGCCCGGACCGGGGGCTGGCGCTGATCCCGAGAGCGCTGCAACCGCACGCGGACCGGGTCGATCCGGAGGTCTTCCGGTTCGTCGGCCCGCTGCTCGGCGACCGGGCCGCGGGCGGCGGCTGGACCCGGCCGGCCGGCGCGGAGAAGGTGCTGCTGGTCTCGCTCGGCTCCGCGTTCACCCGGCATCCGGACTTCTACCGGCGCTGCATCGCCGCGTTCGGCGGGCTGCCCGGCTGGCACACCGTGCTCCAGATCGGCCGCGAGGTGGACCCGGCCGAGCTGGGCGACGTGCCGCCGTCCGTCGAGGTGCACCCGTGGGTGCCGCAGCCGGCGATCCTGGCGCGGGCGGACGCGTTCCTCACCCACGCCGGGATGGGTGGCTGCGGCGAAGGACTGTTCCACGGCACGCCGATGATCGCCGCGCCGCAGGCGGCCGACCAGTTCGCCAACGCGGAGCGGCTGGCCGAGCTGGGCGTGGGACGGGTGATCGAGTCGGCCACGGTGACGGCCGAGGAGCTGCGGTCCACGCTGCTGGCGCTGACCACGGACCCGGCGGTCGCGGACCGGTGCGCGGCACTGTCCCGCGAGGTCCGGGCGGACAGCGGCGTGGACCGCGCGGTCGGCCTGATCGAGGCCGCCCTGCCCACGGCACACCCGCGCTGA
- a CDS encoding TetR/AcrR family transcriptional regulator produces the protein MPAPDPARRNERSRRAILDATRALLAETGYADLTVGAIAARAGAGKQTIYRWWGGKSAVVLDALVDTVAAEGMTLPDSGDLRADLRLVLRATVAEFADPVLSATTRALTIETLIDDELAVQVRDRLLRPQLDAVKDRLRAGQRAGDVRTGVDLDQAVELIFGPLYHRWLLRTGPLTEEYADGLVDLVMTALRRGNGRAADDDERRGS, from the coding sequence GTGCCCGCACCCGACCCCGCCCGCCGCAACGAACGCTCCCGCCGCGCGATCCTGGACGCCACCCGCGCGCTGCTGGCCGAGACCGGATACGCGGACCTCACGGTCGGCGCGATCGCGGCCCGGGCCGGCGCCGGGAAGCAGACCATCTACCGCTGGTGGGGCGGCAAGAGCGCGGTCGTGCTGGACGCGCTGGTCGACACGGTCGCGGCCGAGGGCATGACGCTGCCCGACTCCGGCGACCTGCGCGCGGACCTGCGACTGGTGCTGCGCGCCACGGTCGCGGAGTTCGCCGACCCGGTGCTGTCCGCCACCACCCGCGCGCTCACCATCGAGACGCTGATCGACGACGAGTTGGCCGTCCAGGTGCGCGACCGGCTGCTCCGCCCGCAGCTCGACGCGGTCAAGGACCGGCTGCGCGCCGGGCAGCGCGCGGGCGACGTTCGTACCGGTGTCGATCTCGACCAGGCGGTGGAGCTGATCTTCGGCCCGCTCTACCACCGCTGGCTGCTGCGCACCGGCCCGCTCACCGAGGAGTACGCGGACGGTCTCGTCGATCTGGTCATGACCGCGCTGCGCCGGGGTAACGGGAGGGCGGCGGACGACGACGAAAGGCGGGGGAGTTGA
- a CDS encoding GNAT family N-acetyltransferase, whose amino-acid sequence MLTVPVRQLGETERSAVMRVLDSDPYATAQVAERITAHGLSWWRSDGRIYGYGARRHLESLLWSGAHLTPILATPPAVEAFAELIAGEHRVCSSIVGRADAVLGLWDRLAGAWDQAREIRPNQPILATGEPPSVRPDPAVRLAENSEIDLIFPAAVAMYTEEVGVSPLADGGGSGYKRRVAELVRSRRTYVRIENRQVVFKAELAVVTPHTAQVQGVWVNPAWRGLGLAAPAMAAVVTDALRRVAPTVSLYVNDYNHAARRVYARCGFRSAGTFATILF is encoded by the coding sequence GTGCTGACGGTGCCGGTTCGCCAGCTCGGCGAGACCGAGCGCTCGGCGGTGATGAGGGTCCTCGACTCGGATCCGTACGCGACCGCGCAGGTCGCCGAGCGGATCACCGCGCACGGGCTCTCCTGGTGGCGCAGCGACGGCCGGATCTACGGGTACGGTGCACGCCGCCACCTGGAATCGCTGCTCTGGTCCGGTGCCCACCTCACGCCGATCCTCGCCACGCCGCCCGCCGTCGAGGCGTTCGCCGAGCTGATCGCCGGGGAGCACCGCGTCTGCTCCTCGATCGTGGGCCGCGCCGACGCCGTGCTCGGCCTCTGGGACCGGCTCGCCGGCGCCTGGGACCAGGCCCGCGAGATCCGTCCGAACCAGCCGATCCTGGCCACCGGCGAGCCGCCCTCGGTCCGCCCCGACCCGGCCGTCCGCCTCGCGGAGAACTCGGAGATAGACCTGATCTTCCCGGCCGCCGTCGCGATGTACACGGAGGAGGTCGGCGTCTCCCCGCTCGCCGACGGCGGCGGCAGCGGCTACAAGCGCCGCGTGGCCGAACTGGTGCGCTCCCGCCGGACGTACGTCAGGATCGAGAACCGCCAGGTCGTCTTCAAGGCCGAACTCGCCGTGGTCACCCCGCACACCGCCCAGGTCCAGGGCGTCTGGGTCAACCCGGCCTGGCGCGGCCTCGGCCTGGCCGCCCCCGCCATGGCCGCCGTGGTCACCGACGCCCTCCGCCGCGTCGCCCCCACCGTCAGCCTCTACGTCAACGACTACAACCACGCCGCCCGCCGCGTCTACGCCCGCTGCGGCTTCCGCTCCGCCGGCACCTTCGCCACCATCCTCTTCTAA